Proteins found in one Pelobacter seleniigenes DSM 18267 genomic segment:
- a CDS encoding FmdB family zinc ribbon protein — protein MPIYEYHCRLCNRTFEKIQRLKQPEALCPHCGQPAEKKVSRPVVAAGSCQPLPGSGFT, from the coding sequence GTGCCGATCTACGAATACCATTGTCGCCTCTGCAACCGTACCTTCGAAAAGATTCAACGGCTGAAACAGCCGGAAGCACTTTGCCCCCACTGTGGACAGCCAGCCGAAAAAAAGGTCTCTCGTCCGGTGGTGGCTGCTGGAAGCTGCCAGCCTCTGCCAGGCAGCGGCTTTACCTGA
- a CDS encoding putative DNA modification/repair radical SAM protein — protein MPPDLQTRLAILSGAAKYDASCASCGSTRSGKGPGATHISGICHSWAADGRCISLLKVLLSNACRYDCAYCANRRSNDHRRVSFSAEELAGLTMEFYRRNYIEGLFLSSAVFSDPDTTMLELLRTLKILRHQYRFHGYIHLKVIPGCSRELVHAGTLLADRLSANIELPSKKSLQLLAPEKEQQQILEVFHQAQGSYLKHQPQTKKAKTNPPGIGMSTQMIIGATPEDDRTILRQVGQLYRLPQLQRVYYSAYIPVNSDKRLPVIGNSPPLKREHRLYQADWLLRYYQFDVDEILAPQQLFLDAELDPKAAWALRHLEHFPINVNRASKEELLRVPGLGVRSCTKILRARRQTTLHLDDLKKLGVVMKRARYFLHDGNSMPAAFRSEEALRCALVPQAERQLSLDFNTPPLAADTSALSGEL, from the coding sequence ATGCCCCCCGACCTGCAGACCAGATTGGCTATTTTAAGTGGTGCCGCCAAATATGATGCATCCTGCGCATCCTGCGGCAGTACCCGTAGCGGAAAAGGCCCGGGGGCAACGCATATCAGTGGAATCTGCCATTCCTGGGCAGCCGACGGGCGCTGCATTTCCCTGCTTAAAGTCCTGCTCAGCAATGCCTGCCGGTATGATTGTGCCTATTGTGCCAACCGACGCTCCAATGACCACCGCAGGGTCAGCTTTTCCGCGGAAGAACTGGCCGGTTTGACCATGGAATTTTATCGGCGCAATTATATTGAGGGGCTATTTCTCAGTTCAGCGGTTTTTTCAGACCCTGATACAACCATGCTCGAATTGTTGCGCACTCTGAAAATATTGCGTCATCAGTATCGATTCCACGGTTATATTCACCTGAAAGTCATTCCTGGTTGTAGCCGCGAGTTGGTTCATGCCGGAACCCTGCTCGCCGACCGACTCAGTGCAAACATCGAATTGCCGAGCAAAAAAAGCCTCCAGTTGCTGGCACCGGAAAAAGAACAACAGCAGATTCTGGAGGTCTTTCATCAGGCGCAGGGCAGCTACCTTAAGCATCAACCCCAAACTAAGAAGGCCAAGACCAACCCGCCAGGAATCGGCATGAGCACACAAATGATCATCGGCGCAACCCCCGAAGATGATCGGACTATTTTACGCCAAGTGGGCCAACTGTATCGTCTTCCTCAGCTCCAGCGGGTCTACTATTCGGCCTATATCCCGGTCAACAGTGACAAGCGCCTCCCAGTGATTGGCAACAGCCCACCACTAAAACGGGAACACCGGCTATATCAGGCGGATTGGCTGCTGCGCTATTATCAGTTCGATGTCGATGAAATACTCGCTCCGCAACAACTCTTCCTTGACGCAGAGCTTGACCCGAAGGCGGCCTGGGCCCTTCGCCACCTCGAGCATTTTCCGATCAACGTCAACCGCGCCAGCAAAGAGGAGTTACTGCGGGTACCGGGGCTTGGCGTTCGCTCCTGCACTAAAATCCTCCGTGCCAGGCGCCAGACAACCCTGCACCTGGACGACCTGAAAAAGCTCGGCGTGGTGATGAAGCGAGCGCGCTATTTTCTCCATGACGGGAATAGCATGCCAGCGGCTTTCAGGTCCGAAGAAGCTTTGCGCTGCGCCCTCGTGCCACAGGCAGAACGGCAGCTGAGTCTGGATTTCAACACACCTCCCCTTGCTGCCGATACTTCGGCCCTTTCGGGTGAGTTATGA
- the pilV gene encoding type IV pilus modification protein PilV, translating into MNQFAKEHNQGFTLIELLIALLVLSIGLLAVAGLQINGLRGGHNALSRSIATQLCQDALDRMRANRDAALHSDYDIAYRVTPTSSHYSGITLTDLEEWKNALANNLPGGDGTIEMSSSVAAVTVQWQDSYGEDSVSVESRL; encoded by the coding sequence ATGAATCAATTCGCTAAAGAACATAACCAGGGGTTTACCCTTATTGAACTGCTCATCGCCCTGCTCGTTCTTTCCATCGGCTTGCTGGCCGTTGCCGGACTGCAGATAAACGGTCTGCGCGGCGGACACAACGCTCTTTCCCGCTCCATAGCAACCCAGCTTTGCCAGGATGCGCTGGACCGCATGAGGGCCAACCGTGATGCTGCACTTCATAGCGATTATGACATCGCCTATAGAGTAACCCCCACATCTTCCCATTATAGTGGCATAACCCTGACCGATCTTGAGGAATGGAAAAACGCTTTGGCCAACAACCTGCCCGGGGGCGACGGTACCATCGAAATGAGCAGCTCGGTGGCAGCAGTGACCGTGCAATGGCAAGACAGTTACGGTGAAGACAGCGTCAGTGTGGAGTCCCGACTATGA
- a CDS encoding HesB/IscA family protein, which translates to MLTMTDKARDKFKELLADHPGKHLRVIFEGFGUGGPKLGLALDELKKDEQVVLINEIELIIDASVLPYTKGNEIDYISNPYGQGFSIAPAIGGCC; encoded by the coding sequence ATGCTGACAATGACCGACAAAGCGCGGGATAAATTCAAAGAATTGCTGGCTGATCATCCGGGCAAACACCTCCGGGTTATCTTTGAAGGCTTTGGCTGAGGCGGGCCCAAACTGGGCTTGGCTCTGGATGAGCTGAAAAAAGATGAACAGGTTGTCCTGATCAACGAAATCGAACTGATTATCGATGCGAGTGTTCTTCCCTATACCAAAGGGAATGAAATCGATTATATCAGCAACCCCTATGGACAGGGCTTTTCCATCGCTCCGGCCATTGGAGGATGTTGCTAA
- a CDS encoding GspH/FimT family pseudopilin — MNITSDLQHTSYGGFTLLELIIAMTVMGILMLTATPPLRSYIRTNHVTAAANDLVGALNYARSEAVSRQINVTVCQSFDLEGCDSSGWEQGWIIFTDENGDANVDGTDSILRAHNTFTTDISISSAADAIIYQPTGFLASPSGGDAISITANNKEINVIVNSSGSMRTE, encoded by the coding sequence ATGAATATCACGTCCGACCTTCAACATACCAGCTACGGTGGATTTACCCTGCTGGAACTTATCATCGCTATGACGGTCATGGGTATCCTCATGCTGACCGCTACGCCTCCCTTACGCTCTTACATCCGAACCAATCATGTTACCGCCGCTGCCAACGATTTGGTCGGCGCACTTAATTACGCCCGCAGTGAAGCTGTTTCCAGGCAGATCAACGTTACTGTTTGTCAAAGCTTTGATCTCGAAGGCTGTGACTCCAGCGGCTGGGAGCAAGGCTGGATTATTTTTACCGATGAAAATGGGGACGCTAATGTCGATGGTACAGACAGTATTCTGAGGGCTCACAACACCTTTACCACGGACATCTCAATTAGCAGCGCTGCAGACGCTATCATCTACCAGCCAACCGGCTTCCTGGCCAGCCCAAGCGGCGGCGATGCCATCAGCATAACAGCAAACAATAAAGAGATTAACGTGATTGTCAACAGTAGTGGCAGCATGAGAACCGAGTGA
- a CDS encoding enoyl-CoA hydratase/isomerase family protein: MSQVILTRKDNSIGFIRLNRPEQKNTFTPEFANQLDQALWSFEEDAQVRVIVIEAAGEHFCTGISLDQFRDKSHQQYREFLYGIDAFYHTLARLNKPTIAAVQGYALANGAGLAFACDLTVASRTAIFGTTAINVGLICLGPAAPMAKIIGRKKTMEMVLTGDMIDAAEAEKLGLVNKVVADDQLAAETLRLAEKLVSKSPTALRIGKEGLKRLQDVPYHQGLDSMDDLFATLCATEDAEEGVRAFLEKRSPNWKGR, from the coding sequence ATGAGCCAGGTTATTTTGACACGTAAGGACAATTCCATCGGTTTTATCAGACTGAACCGTCCGGAGCAGAAAAATACCTTTACCCCCGAATTTGCCAACCAGCTTGACCAGGCGCTGTGGTCTTTTGAAGAAGATGCCCAGGTCCGGGTCATCGTGATTGAGGCTGCTGGCGAGCATTTTTGCACCGGTATTTCCCTGGACCAGTTTCGGGATAAGAGTCATCAGCAATATCGAGAGTTTCTGTATGGTATCGACGCCTTTTACCACACCCTGGCCCGGCTGAATAAACCGACCATCGCTGCGGTGCAGGGTTATGCTCTGGCGAACGGTGCCGGACTGGCATTTGCCTGCGATCTCACCGTGGCGAGTCGAACTGCGATTTTCGGAACGACGGCAATCAATGTCGGGTTGATCTGCCTCGGGCCGGCCGCACCGATGGCAAAAATTATCGGCCGTAAAAAGACCATGGAAATGGTGTTGACCGGGGATATGATTGATGCGGCCGAAGCTGAAAAACTTGGGCTGGTGAACAAGGTGGTTGCCGATGATCAGTTGGCGGCAGAAACGCTTCGATTGGCTGAAAAATTGGTCAGTAAAAGTCCAACGGCGCTGCGGATCGGTAAAGAGGGGCTCAAACGGTTGCAGGACGTCCCTTATCATCAGGGGCTTGATAGTATGGACGATCTGTTTGCAACGCTCTGTGCTACCGAGGATGCCGAAGAGGGGGTGCGGGCCTTTTTGGAAAAACGCTCTCCAAACTGGAAGGGGCGCTAA
- a CDS encoding AEC family transporter, with protein sequence MQKILFSLVLIISGLICGYLLQQLIRFKYQQAERVLPRLRKVIQYISMLGIMPISFVGVLWIISFDNLRIILLPFVAVVLLLTGGGLGLLGAKLLNRTGAQKSVMFSCGFFSNLGSIGGLISYVFLGEQGFAMLALYRIFEEILYYSVGFPLTKYFKTDDENLNILRRVMDLGRDPFFIVATSGFLLGLALNFSGVQRPPQYETLNSFFVPIGTFMILMSVGLGMRFSSISHNLPEGLTIATIKHLILPVIGATTAWLLGFHHIDNGLPFKIVLLCTSMPIAFNALVVSSIYDLDLDLANTCWLISTSCLVAVVPLLYFLFELI encoded by the coding sequence ATGCAAAAAATACTCTTTTCTCTGGTTTTAATTATTTCCGGGCTGATTTGCGGTTATTTGCTGCAGCAGCTGATTCGTTTCAAATACCAACAGGCTGAGCGGGTTCTGCCACGGCTGCGCAAGGTGATTCAATATATCAGCATGCTCGGAATCATGCCGATTTCCTTTGTGGGTGTGCTTTGGATTATCTCCTTCGACAACCTGCGGATTATTCTGCTGCCATTTGTCGCCGTTGTACTCCTTTTGACGGGCGGCGGCCTAGGCCTGTTGGGAGCCAAGCTGTTGAACCGCACCGGCGCGCAGAAAAGTGTCATGTTCAGTTGCGGTTTTTTCTCAAACCTCGGTTCCATTGGTGGATTGATCAGCTATGTTTTTCTGGGCGAACAGGGGTTTGCCATGCTTGCCCTCTATCGTATTTTTGAAGAAATTCTCTATTACAGTGTCGGCTTTCCCCTGACCAAATATTTCAAAACCGACGATGAGAACCTGAATATCCTGCGCCGCGTCATGGATCTTGGCCGGGACCCGTTTTTTATTGTCGCCACCAGCGGCTTTCTGTTGGGCCTGGCTCTAAATTTTTCCGGGGTTCAACGGCCACCACAGTACGAAACCCTCAACAGCTTTTTCGTCCCCATTGGCACATTCATGATTCTAATGTCGGTCGGCCTGGGCATGCGCTTTTCCAGTATCAGTCATAATCTCCCCGAGGGTTTGACCATTGCCACCATCAAACACCTTATCCTGCCGGTCATCGGAGCGACTACCGCGTGGTTGTTAGGATTTCATCACATCGATAACGGCCTGCCCTTTAAAATCGTGCTGCTCTGTACCTCCATGCCCATCGCTTTCAACGCTCTGGTCGTCTCTTCCATTTACGATCTGGATCTTGATCTGGCAAACACCTGCTGGTTGATTTCGACCTCGTGCCTGGTCGCCGTTGTCCCCCTGCTCTATTTTCTGTTCGAACTGATTTAA
- a CDS encoding DUF4492 domain-containing protein, translating into MTLKSIYHLYVDGFRSMRVGRTLWKIILLKLFIMFAILKVFFFPDFLATNFKTDAERADHVLQNLTQPAHDKF; encoded by the coding sequence ATGACACTCAAGAGTATTTATCACCTTTATGTTGACGGATTTCGTTCCATGCGAGTCGGCCGAACGCTGTGGAAAATAATTCTCCTGAAGCTGTTCATTATGTTTGCAATTCTGAAGGTGTTTTTTTTCCCGGATTTTCTCGCAACGAATTTCAAAACCGATGCTGAACGGGCAGATCATGTACTTCAGAATCTGACTCAGCCTGCACACGATAAGTTCTAA
- a CDS encoding cytochrome ubiquinol oxidase subunit I, protein MIEQIDLSMVNWARATFALTAMYHWVFVPLTLGLSFLCAFFETIYVRTGNEQWKKLTRFWMTLFGINFAIGVATGIILEFEFGTNWSNYSWMVGDIFGAPLAIEGILAFFLEATFFAVMFFGWNRVSKKFHLFSTWMVAAGSNLSALWILVANGWMQYPIGMKFNPDMARFEMQDLWAVISSPIAISHFVHATSSGFLLSSLFVVGISSWYLLKKRHIQFAKRSIAVACVFGLLSSIFVAFTGDEHAFLTVRTQPMKLAAMEALYDGHEPTGLTAIGIVNSDKEPGDDQDAFSFKIEIPGMLTLLAHRSFEGFVPGINDLVFGNAEHGITSIEEKIKRGKLAVAGLADYKKAKAADDQVQAGQALSLFDANRDFLGYGYLNSADEAVPPVALTFYAFRIMVGLGTFFILLFLVYIYLLEKRQLENKTFVLKLGFISLFLAWIASQAGWIVSEVGRQPWAIQDMLPVTIARSNLDTGTVMTSFFMFLILFTALLIAELKIMTKQISIGPEGE, encoded by the coding sequence GTGATTGAACAGATCGATTTAAGCATGGTGAACTGGGCTCGAGCCACGTTCGCTCTCACGGCAATGTACCACTGGGTCTTTGTCCCGCTGACTCTCGGACTGTCGTTTCTGTGCGCCTTTTTTGAAACAATTTATGTGCGCACCGGCAATGAGCAGTGGAAAAAACTGACCAGATTCTGGATGACCCTGTTCGGGATCAATTTTGCCATTGGTGTGGCGACCGGGATCATTCTTGAGTTTGAGTTCGGGACCAATTGGTCCAATTATTCCTGGATGGTGGGTGACATTTTCGGGGCACCGCTGGCCATTGAGGGGATTCTGGCCTTCTTTCTTGAAGCAACCTTCTTCGCGGTCATGTTTTTCGGTTGGAATCGCGTTTCCAAAAAGTTCCATCTTTTTTCAACCTGGATGGTCGCAGCAGGTTCCAACCTGTCGGCATTGTGGATTCTGGTTGCCAATGGTTGGATGCAATACCCCATCGGGATGAAATTCAACCCTGATATGGCACGGTTTGAAATGCAGGATCTGTGGGCGGTGATTTCTTCCCCGATCGCGATCAGCCATTTTGTGCATGCCACAAGCTCCGGCTTTCTGTTGTCATCGCTGTTCGTGGTCGGGATTTCCAGCTGGTACCTGTTGAAAAAGCGTCACATTCAATTTGCTAAACGGTCCATCGCCGTGGCTTGTGTGTTTGGTCTGCTGAGTTCCATCTTTGTTGCTTTCACCGGAGACGAGCATGCCTTTTTGACGGTGCGCACCCAGCCGATGAAATTGGCTGCAATGGAAGCCTTGTACGATGGTCATGAGCCAACCGGGCTGACGGCCATCGGGATAGTCAATTCAGATAAAGAGCCGGGTGACGACCAGGATGCCTTCTCCTTTAAAATTGAAATCCCCGGCATGCTGACCCTGCTGGCCCATCGCAGCTTTGAGGGATTTGTCCCCGGTATTAACGATCTGGTATTTGGTAATGCAGAGCATGGCATAACCAGCATCGAAGAAAAAATCAAACGCGGCAAGCTTGCAGTGGCGGGCCTGGCCGATTACAAAAAGGCCAAGGCTGCCGATGACCAGGTCCAGGCCGGTCAGGCGTTATCGTTGTTTGATGCCAACCGGGATTTTCTCGGTTATGGGTATCTGAACTCCGCCGATGAAGCGGTCCCGCCGGTGGCTTTGACTTTTTATGCTTTCCGGATCATGGTTGGCCTGGGGACCTTCTTTATTCTGCTGTTTCTGGTCTACATCTATCTGTTGGAGAAGCGTCAGCTGGAAAACAAAACCTTTGTGCTCAAGCTTGGCTTTATCTCGCTGTTTTTGGCCTGGATCGCCTCTCAGGCGGGATGGATCGTATCCGAGGTCGGCCGCCAGCCTTGGGCTATTCAAGATATGTTGCCGGTGACGATCGCCCGTTCAAATCTTGATACGGGTACCGTAATGACCAGCTTTTTCATGTTCCTGATTCTGTTTACGGCTCTGTTGATCGCTGAGCTCAAGATCATGACCAAACAGATTTCCATCGGACCGGAAGGAGAATAA
- a CDS encoding YgiQ family radical SAM protein — MKDSAINNGFLPISARDMQQRRWPELDILFISGDAYVDHPSFGTALLARVLEDKGFRVGILAQPDWKDLASFQVMGRPRLFAAITAGAMDSMVNHFTAAKKIRSNDAYTPGGRAGQRPNRAVIAYTAAVKGAFKGLPVIIGGLEASLRRFAHYDYWDDKVRRSVLVDSKADLLVYGMAESALVEIAERVNQGESIAELRDIRGTAFLSDKAPQDAITLPSYETVANDPDAYGAAFKTIMQQSNPFSGQPLAQQHEQRFVVVNTPAAPLSTAALDRIYALPFKRCPHPQYRDRIPAYEQIRHSITSHRGCFGGCAFCAITHHQGKYIQSRSRESILEEITILSDQPDFYGTISDIGGPTANMYGLNCGNPAAQEKCQRLSCLYPEICKNLNTDASQAVALLRQVRQNKKVKNVFIASGIRYDLLSVQERYFDDLMRYHVGGLLKVAPESMVNKVTEVMRKPGAQVFTEFLDRFRQRSHDLGLRQAIVPYLISGHPGCTLEDMLEVALYLKRHQLKVEQVQDFTPTPGSLSTCIYHTGKDPFSGQTIHVPRGAKEKRLQKALLLFHKPESRKDVLEALRICRRQDLAKELLGTTARPTNKNLSQPKPPLSAPRRRERKKR, encoded by the coding sequence ATGAAAGACTCAGCAATCAATAATGGATTTCTCCCGATCAGCGCGCGAGATATGCAGCAGCGCCGTTGGCCGGAACTCGATATTTTGTTCATCTCCGGGGATGCCTACGTTGATCACCCCTCCTTCGGCACCGCATTACTGGCCAGAGTGCTGGAAGATAAAGGCTTCCGGGTCGGAATTTTGGCCCAGCCGGATTGGAAAGATCTGGCCAGCTTTCAGGTCATGGGACGCCCCCGGCTATTCGCCGCCATCACCGCCGGAGCCATGGATTCGATGGTCAATCACTTTACCGCGGCCAAAAAGATCCGCTCCAATGACGCCTACACCCCCGGCGGACGAGCTGGCCAGAGACCGAATCGAGCCGTCATTGCTTACACTGCCGCGGTTAAGGGCGCGTTCAAGGGATTGCCGGTCATTATCGGTGGACTAGAAGCCAGCCTGCGCCGCTTCGCCCATTACGATTATTGGGATGACAAAGTCCGCCGCTCGGTCCTGGTTGACAGTAAAGCCGATTTGCTCGTCTATGGCATGGCCGAGTCGGCTCTGGTAGAAATCGCGGAACGGGTCAACCAAGGGGAATCAATAGCCGAATTAAGGGATATCCGCGGCACGGCTTTTTTAAGTGACAAAGCTCCGCAGGATGCGATTACCCTCCCTTCCTATGAAACCGTGGCTAACGATCCGGATGCCTACGGTGCAGCTTTTAAAACTATCATGCAGCAGAGTAATCCCTTTTCGGGCCAGCCGCTGGCACAGCAGCATGAGCAGCGCTTTGTGGTTGTCAACACTCCGGCAGCCCCGCTGTCCACAGCCGCGCTGGACCGGATCTACGCGCTGCCCTTCAAGCGCTGCCCTCACCCGCAGTATCGGGACAGAATCCCCGCCTACGAACAGATTCGCCACTCCATCACCAGTCATCGCGGCTGCTTCGGCGGCTGCGCGTTCTGTGCCATTACCCATCATCAGGGAAAATACATTCAATCCCGCTCCAGAGAATCCATTTTGGAAGAAATCACTATCCTGAGCGACCAACCCGATTTTTACGGGACGATCAGCGATATCGGCGGTCCCACCGCCAACATGTACGGACTAAACTGCGGCAATCCCGCGGCGCAGGAAAAATGTCAGCGCCTCAGCTGCCTGTATCCCGAAATCTGCAAAAACCTCAATACCGATGCCAGTCAGGCCGTCGCTCTGTTACGTCAGGTCAGGCAGAACAAGAAAGTCAAAAATGTCTTCATTGCTTCCGGAATCCGCTATGATCTGCTCAGTGTTCAGGAGCGATATTTTGATGATTTAATGCGCTACCATGTCGGCGGGCTGCTCAAGGTTGCGCCGGAATCCATGGTGAATAAGGTGACCGAAGTCATGCGCAAACCGGGAGCGCAGGTCTTTACCGAGTTTCTTGACCGGTTTCGCCAACGCAGCCATGACCTCGGACTGCGGCAAGCGATCGTTCCCTACCTGATCAGCGGTCACCCGGGCTGCACCCTGGAGGATATGCTCGAGGTCGCTCTGTATCTCAAACGCCATCAGCTCAAAGTCGAACAGGTCCAGGACTTCACTCCGACGCCCGGCAGTTTGTCGACGTGCATTTATCACACCGGGAAAGACCCGTTCAGTGGCCAAACGATTCATGTCCCCCGCGGGGCCAAAGAGAAACGGCTGCAGAAAGCGCTGCTCCTTTTCCATAAGCCCGAATCCCGCAAGGATGTTCTTGAAGCCCTGCGCATATGTCGCCGACAGGATCTGGCCAAGGAACTGCTGGGCACAACAGCACGGCCAACCAATAAAAACCTTTCCCAGCCGAAGCCGCCGCTCTCTGCGCCTCGCAGGAGAGAGCGAAAAAAGCGTTGA
- a CDS encoding TIGR03915 family putative DNA repair protein, with protein sequence MILSYDGSLPGFLCILGHALKTYPQWSEVRNLAESPLSSLFGQEQEIATDYDFADKVVSGLGKKLGKQFPNKLAYAFSSEWQGIEADLIKITGRALKRGRPCLDQLSDPLVQRFQSAAFRTAREKHRLLGLLRFSRLQDDCFLAQVKPQANVVPFLGAHFARRFSDQRWGIVDTKRRIALFGAGPEWSLESQVEIAADLSFHHSETAIVNLWKSFYKHISNPDRYNPQLRRQFMPKRYWSNLTEMQPEEPMK encoded by the coding sequence ATGATTTTAAGTTATGATGGCAGCCTGCCCGGTTTTCTCTGTATACTCGGCCACGCGTTGAAAACTTATCCGCAATGGAGTGAGGTCAGAAACCTTGCCGAGTCGCCCCTGTCCAGTCTCTTTGGCCAGGAACAGGAGATCGCCACAGATTATGACTTTGCGGATAAAGTGGTCAGTGGTCTTGGTAAAAAATTAGGAAAACAGTTTCCCAATAAGCTCGCTTACGCATTTTCCAGTGAATGGCAAGGCATCGAAGCGGATCTGATCAAGATCACCGGGCGGGCTCTGAAAAGAGGCAGACCCTGTCTTGATCAACTGAGCGACCCGCTGGTACAGCGCTTTCAGAGCGCGGCCTTCAGGACGGCCAGGGAGAAACACCGCCTGCTCGGGCTGTTGCGCTTTTCCCGCCTGCAAGATGATTGTTTTCTGGCACAGGTCAAACCTCAAGCCAACGTCGTACCGTTTCTGGGCGCCCATTTCGCCAGACGTTTCAGCGATCAGCGCTGGGGCATTGTTGATACCAAGCGCCGGATTGCACTCTTCGGAGCGGGTCCGGAATGGAGCCTGGAAAGCCAGGTCGAGATTGCAGCGGACCTCAGTTTCCATCACAGTGAAACCGCCATTGTTAACCTGTGGAAGTCATTCTACAAACATATCAGCAACCCGGACCGCTACAACCCTCAATTGCGCCGGCAATTCATGCCCAAAAGATACTGGTCCAACCTGACCGAAATGCAACCGGAAGAGCCAATGAAGTAA
- the cydB gene encoding cytochrome d ubiquinol oxidase subunit II, producing MFGSLDWSTLQQFWWLIVSVVGSLFVFLTFVQGGQTLLLTIPGSEDEKTLMVNSLGRKWELTFTTLVLFGGAFYASFPLFYATSFGGAYWVWILILFTFIVQAVSYEYRRKPGNFLGQKTYEVFMFINGSVGVLLIGAAVGTFFTGSNFTLNEFNLVKWTHPLRGLEAAFSLFNLSFGVFLVFLARTLGALYLANSLDHDGLVARLKKSSFNNLLCALPFLLYVLVSLLLMDGYAVNPVDGTVSLEANKYLGNLLQMPLNLILLLAGLVLVVLGVVVNRFTASVRGIWPAGLGTVLTCLAIFFVAGYNNTSFYPSKADIASSLTIYNASSSHYTLTMMSYVALTVPFVLAYIVWVWRQMDSKKLTIDELAADKKSY from the coding sequence ATGTTCGGCAGCTTAGACTGGTCAACCTTACAACAATTCTGGTGGCTTATTGTATCGGTAGTCGGTTCGTTGTTCGTTTTTCTAACCTTTGTTCAGGGCGGACAGACCCTGCTGCTGACGATTCCCGGCAGCGAAGACGAGAAAACCCTGATGGTGAACTCCCTTGGCCGGAAATGGGAATTGACCTTCACGACCCTGGTCCTGTTCGGTGGCGCTTTTTATGCCTCCTTCCCACTTTTTTATGCCACCAGTTTTGGCGGTGCGTACTGGGTCTGGATCCTGATTCTTTTTACTTTTATCGTTCAGGCGGTCAGCTATGAATACCGCCGTAAGCCCGGCAACTTTCTTGGCCAAAAGACCTATGAAGTTTTTATGTTCATTAACGGATCAGTCGGTGTGCTGTTGATCGGTGCCGCGGTCGGGACTTTTTTCACCGGCTCCAATTTCACCCTGAACGAATTCAATCTGGTGAAATGGACCCATCCTCTGCGGGGACTGGAAGCGGCCTTCAGCCTGTTTAACTTAAGCTTCGGTGTCTTCCTGGTTTTCCTGGCCCGTACCCTGGGGGCGCTTTATCTTGCCAACAGCTTGGATCATGACGGGCTGGTGGCGCGCCTGAAAAAGTCATCTTTTAATAACCTGCTCTGCGCCCTGCCGTTTTTGCTTTACGTTCTGGTCAGTCTGCTGCTGATGGATGGCTATGCCGTCAACCCGGTGGATGGCACTGTCTCCCTTGAGGCCAATAAATACCTCGGCAACCTGCTGCAGATGCCTTTAAACCTGATTTTGCTGCTGGCCGGACTGGTCCTGGTTGTGCTCGGGGTTGTCGTCAATCGTTTTACCGCCTCTGTCAGAGGCATCTGGCCAGCTGGTTTAGGTACAGTGTTAACCTGTCTGGCGATCTTTTTTGTCGCCGGATACAACAACACCTCTTTCTATCCGTCCAAGGCTGATATCGCCAGCAGCCTGACCATTTACAATGCGTCAAGCAGTCATTACACCTTGACGATGATGTCCTATGTCGCTCTGACCGTCCCCTTTGTGCTGGCATATATTGTTTGGGTGTGGCGGCAGATGGACAGCAAAAAACTGACTATCGACGAACTGGCCGCAGACAAAAAAAGCTATTAA